The DNA window GAGTGGGCCGTCAAGCGTGGCTACGAGGTCAAGCGGAAGGGGCGTCTTTCCAAGACAGTCGTGGCCGCCTATGACAAGGCACATAACATCAACCGAAACGCGTAGTTGACTGGCTTCCGCTTACTTGTCGCTACGCTGCTTCCACCTGCCCACGAACATGTTCGTACCCAGGCCGCTCAGGATCGACGGTCCGGCAGTGCGCTTGCTGCAGGACTCTCCGCGCTTCCTAGGCTTGCGACAGTGGCGGCTGGATGACGTCAACGACGTCGAGTCCTGCCTCGATGGCCCGCTCGCGGCAGTCGATCGTGCCGTGGGAGAAGTGGCCGGGGACCTTCGGCATGAGCTGCTGATCGTCGCGTCGCCGGCAGCCCGGCTTGCTACACAGATCGAGGAACGCCGTGCACGCCACTCGAGCGTGGGCGTCGCGGAGCCGGGTAGCGATCTCGACCATCACCTGATTTCGGCGGAATCCCGCCGCCTTGCCGTGTGTTGGCCAGTCCGCGGGGAAGGGCATCGTCGTGAAGCCCGCCGCGCGCCACAGCCGCTCGCCCATGGCGTCCGCGCCGTCCGGACAGGCGCCGAAGAGCAGCATGGGGCTGGTGACCTGTCCCGGTGTCCACTCTCGCCACAGGTCGTTGAACGCCCGGCGCATGGCGGGTTCGTCCTCCCAGGTACGCGACCCGGTGATGAGGACGACGTGCGAGTACACCGCGACACCCTGTGCCCATGCCTCGGCGTATCGCTTCAGCACATCGCCGTGACAGGGCCTGGGAGCACAGAAACACCCGAGCCTCTTCCCGTACAGCTCGGGGAGACGGGCCATCAGTTTCGGGCTCCTCAGCAGGTATCGCTCATACTGCTCGATGACTCGAGCCCGGTCCGCGTCGGTGTGATGCTGGGGCAGGCGGTACGGGTTGCCCCAGACCGAGCCTCGGCCGATGTACAGGTCGAAGGCATCGGTGCGCTTGTTCACCACATGGATTGCAGTCGTCATCGGGACCCTTTCGAATGCTGCCGAATCGCATCTCGACGAAGGAGCCGGTAGGCATCCGGCCTTCCCCCGCTTGCGATCCACCCGGGCGCGTCTAGCGCCGTACCCTGAACCGACCCAGGAGGACCTCCCCGCCGGTCGCCTACCGCTGATCCCGACGCGAAAGTTCCTCAGGGACCGGTCAGCTGTTCACGTCCATCGTCGATCACGCCGTTGCGCGACACCGCGACAAGCGGATCGTGGTGGCCGGGGTCGCCGTCGACGGTCGGGGCCTTCTCGCACTCCTCGTGAGCTCCATGCAGCGTCCGCACAAGCCACCTGTCAGCCCAGTGGGAACGGCTGAGTGGCGTGCCGCAGTGGCGGCACACCGCACGCCATTTGAAAGGATGCACTTGCTCCACTATCATCCTGCCCGCCGCAGTCAGCTCAAGAACACGGTAGCCGTGCGGATCGCCGCGGAGCGGATCGGCACTGTCCCTCACCAAACCGAGAGACTTCACCGCATCCACTGGCTCGTCAACGTTCTCGCCGCGCAGCACGTAGCCTCCGGCCCCGCCCCGCACACGAGTGTTCGCGACCGCACCCAGCACCCGATCGAGCGCCATGGCTTCCACGTCGATGGGCAGATCCCCGAGCGCGTCTTCCCAGTCGTATGCCGCGGTGCTCGAGCCGCTCTCGTCGCTGTCCCTGTTCGTGAGCACACCGTCGTTTGGTACAACCCGATGTGACTGCGACGTGACCTCGTTGTCGCCGACGTCGGCGCCTGCGTCACTCGGCGTCCTAGAAACGCCGAACCGGGCGTGGATCGACCGCTCGTCGTCCCCGTCAGTTCCGATCGTATCGTCGCGCAGATTCACCACCAGCACGGTGTGACGACCTTGCGCGCCGCCGAACTCGTCGGTGAACAGCTCCTCGACCGGGGACCCGAAAGCAACATCGTCTCCGATTTGCCCGTCAGCGAACACCACATCGCCGAACCGGGTGAAGAAGAACCCGTTCGGCTCCTCGGCTGTCCTGAACACCGCGCCGACAGGCGGCACGTCGCGGTACGGATAATCCTCCGCCAGCACTTGCCGGATCTCCAACAGGATCCGCCCGTGCCGCACCGCTGACTCCGCTGCGCGCAGAGCCTCCGCCAGGCGTTCGCGGTGCTTATCACTCAGCGCACTCACTGACTTGACGGCTGACTTATCGTCGGCCAGATCAATCGCTCCTGGCTGTTTCTCTTCTGCCTTGTGCGGGCTATCCGGATGTACCGACATGCGATGTCTCCTTTGCGGAAAATGGGCACTGGGGTGCGGCTCAGACGCTCACGCAATGTCAGGGGCGTGAGTGGACGGACACCGATCTGTTGGCGTTGCGGTTGATCAGTCATCACGCAGGTCAACGCGGATCGTGGGATTTCCGCGGCGGCGTCCGCACGGACCGGCACTGACCCGATCACTCCTGTCCAGGTCAGTGCCGCATGGTCGCATCGACGACGACGCCACGACAGCGGATGCCCCGTCTCCGGTGAGATCAGCCGTCCATGTCGGGGTAGACCACGCCGTCCGGTTCGAACAGCGCTTCCGCCTGTCGGCGTTCCTCGGCCGACAGGTCACCGCGTACGTAACTTCTGACCTCATCCCACTGTTCGTCGGCAGACGTCACGGATTCGACGAGTCCCTCTTCGTCGAAGTCAATCTCGAGGTGGTGCGCGCCGTCGCGACGGAGAATCGCGTCCAGCGCGGCTGTCTGCTTTGGGCCATGGGGCTCGGTGTTCATGGTGATGTGCTCCTCGTTGAATTCCCTGGCAGGCCGAGGCTGATAGAACTCAGCACTCATCAGCAGCAGTGCCGCGCCACTGGTCGACAGCGCTGCACGCCAGCTCGACCCGTGGCGGTCCGAATCCTGGCACCGTCGACAGCTCGGATCCGTCCGGCTTTATCCGGTGCGCGTCTACCAGCTCGCCGAGCTGCTCGACGGTTGTGACACCGTGCCGCCGGAGCGGCACGATCTGGTGGTGAGTCAGCCCTCCTTCGCCGCTCAGTTCTCGAAGGGGAGTTCCGTTCACGTTGTTCATGGCTTCCTGTTCTTGGTCTCTTGTAGAGGGTCGTGCTGTGGTTCGGATCCGGCCCTCGCCGGCCCGAGGTCGTATCGCGGCCGATCTCGTGGAAGCACAGCACTACTGCAGGGCCGCGGCCAGACGTCGTCGGCATCCCCTGCCGACCTTTCTTCGCTCCCGTGCCAGCTCCGCTGGCAGCGCTCCATCCTCAAGCGAAGCGCCGGGGGCATGCCGAGGGAGCGTCAGCGACCGACAGTCCAGTGAGCGCAGCGAGCGGAGGCTGGAACCCGTCGGCTATGCCGACGAACAGCATCTCGCAGCGTAGCGGAGAGGCCGAGCGGAGCGAGGGAATCCAGGGCCGCTGTTGCCAGGTTCCCTTATGCCCTTTGGGCCATCTCAACGTCGTCGCTTCGTTCCGCGGCTGGAGCGTCGGCGAAAGCCTGGAACATCAGGGAAAACGCCACTGACACCCCGGACCCGTACACCCCGCACTTCTCCGCGTAGCGGGTGTACGGGTCGAGGCGTTTTCCCTGGATATCACGCCTTCTGGGTGTACGGCCTTCTCGTCGTCCGTGGCACCGGCGAACGGGTGCGGTTCTGGCATCCCCGCGAGGGACGAGTGGGCACCCGTACGGGCTGCGTCAGATGCCCGCGGCGACGGGCACGGGTCAATCGTCGGCGCTTCGAGCGCAGGCTGCCGCGGGCATGTCTCGTGGTCGCCTGCACGCGGATCGGTCGTCTCCAGGGTTGTGCCTGGCGGGCCTGTATCGGCTCTGGTCGGTTCGTCTTGTCGCGCA is part of the Amycolatopsis sp. CA-230715 genome and encodes:
- a CDS encoding DUF4326 domain-containing protein, whose product is MNKRTDAFDLYIGRGSVWGNPYRLPQHHTDADRARVIEQYERYLLRSPKLMARLPELYGKRLGCFCAPRPCHGDVLKRYAEAWAQGVAVYSHVVLITGSRTWEDEPAMRRAFNDLWREWTPGQVTSPMLLFGACPDGADAMGERLWRAAGFTTMPFPADWPTHGKAAGFRRNQVMVEIATRLRDAHARVACTAFLDLCSKPGCRRRDDQQLMPKVPGHFSHGTIDCRERAIEAGLDVVDVIQPPLSQA